In the genome of Podospora pseudocomata strain CBS 415.72m chromosome 2 map unlocalized CBS415.72m_2.2, whole genome shotgun sequence, one region contains:
- a CDS encoding uncharacterized protein (EggNog:ENOG503NYWH; COG:C): MTAQTDLLLAQRAAASIPEEPQPESATPSLTYSSSDEQEIEEPTKPVPRRRRASTRLIAKSPEDVQRITGETTTQLIRRCCGGGCCLGGAPKKDNNVEYEAIELPDNDAYRSLNLKIDKIPTTLSGVCDVPEQTAFLQPVRRPSNVPSPSEPAVPFGTESDTTSSVAGIEKTLHDLTLERLDTQIQPPKFVQPHPPHHVFPARIHNTRELTKPGAEKRTFHFDLDVTNYPEGEDVDFKVGGAIGVSAPNEASIVQEILDLLLVPRFLRDKPVLLRTTKGRWPTVWGADQAREIVTTRRDLLTWCSDVQSYPPTKQILRVLAEHTTDATERKILRYLCSAEGQGVFCDFRTGPHISLIQLLHAFPNAKPPLDLLLSVLQPLMPRFYSLSNDPHESFLTRDGKQHRLIEIAVTVHEAEDWRNGSRTGIGSGFFQRQALKFIEAQEKGEKDPEFYIPMFKGLMANPLAKQFVSDGPMLLIGAGVGIAPFRGFVQRRLKTANCANKVWVLQGVRDSLVDELYSGEWGVHEDEVKKVVQSRRGPGRYVQEEVKAQADLVWYIINAVDGRVFVCGSSRGMGEGVEKALVEVAMEKGNLEHDEAQQFWNLKKETGQYIAETW; this comes from the coding sequence ATGACGGCGCAGAcagaccttcttcttgcccagcGTGCGGCTGCGAGCATTCCTGAGGAGCCCCAGCCCGAATCGGCCACACCGTCACTTACATACTCGAGCTCTGACGAACAGGAGATTGAAGAGCCAACAAAACCGGTCCCACGTCGCCGGCGGGCGTCCACACGCCTGATCGCCAAGAGCCCGGAAGATGTGCAACGCATAACCGGTGAGACGACAACGCAATTGATCCGGCGATGCTGCGGCGGAGGCtgctgtcttggtggtgccccgaaaaaagacaacaacGTGGAGTACGAGGCGATCGAGCTTCCCGATAATGACGCATACCGTTCTTTGAACCTCAAGATTGACAAGATTCCTACCACCCTCAGCGGAGTGTGCGATGTTCCCGAGCAAACGGCTTTCCTGCAACCCGTTCGCCGGCCCTCCAATGTTCCATCGCCATCCGAGCCTGCTGTGCCGTTCGGCACGGAGAGTGACACCACTTCGTCAGTGGCCGGCATCGAAAAGACACTCCATGACTTGACATTGGAGAGGCTCGACACACAAATACAACCTCCCAAATTTGTGCAACCACACCCGCCGCACCATGTGTTCCCCGCGCGCATTCACAACACTCGCGAGTTGACCAAGCCTGGTGCTGAGAAGCGCACCTTCCACTTCGACCTTGATGTCACCAACTATccagagggtgaggatgttgaCTTCAAAGTCGGTGGCGCAATCGGCGTGTCTGCGCCCAACGAGGCTTCTATAGTGCAGGAGATCCTCGACTTGCTCCTGGTCCCCCGATTTCTTCGCGACAAGCCTGTGCTCCTCCGGACGACCAAGGGCCGTTGGCCAACCGTTTGGGGCGCCGACCAGGCTCGTGAGATTGTCACCACCCGCCGCGATCTTCTAACGTGGTGCTCCGATGTCCAGTCATACCCACCAACGAAGCAAATTCTCCGTGTGCTTGCTGAGCACACCACTGACGCAACTGAGCGCAAGATCTTACGGTACCTCTGCTCCGCCGAGGGTCAGGGCGTCTTCTGCGACTTCCGAACCGGTCCACACATCAGTTTGATCCAACTGCTGCACGCCTTCCCTAACGCCAAGCCACCGCTTGATCTTCTCCTATCCGTCCTGCAGCCACTTATGCCCCGCTTCTACTCGTTGTCGAACGACCCTCATGAGTCGTTCCTGACACGCGATGGGAAGCAGCATCGGTTGATTGAGATTGCCGTCACCGTTCATGAGGCGGAGGACTGGCGCAATGGGAGTCGGACGGGTATTGGCTCGGGTTTCTTTCAGAGACAGGCTTTGAAGTTCATCGAGGCTCaagagaagggggagaaagaCCCAGAGTTTTATATCCCCATGTTCAAGGGTTTGATGGCCAACCCGCTTGCCAAGCAGTTCGTCTCGGACGGACCGATGCTTCTTATTGGGGCTGGCGTCGGTATTGCTCCGTTCAGAGGCTTCGTCCAGCGGCGTCTCAAGACGGCCAACTGTGCGAACAAGGTCTGGGTGCTCCAGGGTGTCCGTGATTCGCTGGTGGACGAGCTGTACAGTGGCGAGTGGGGTGTCCATGAGGATGAAGTCAAGAAGGTTGTCCAGAGCCGCAGGGGCCCAGGAAGATATGTccaggaggaggtcaaggccCAGGCTGACCTTGTCTGGTACATCATCAACGCTGTCGACGGCAGAGTCTTTGTCTGCGGAAGCAGCAGGGGCAtgggcgagggtgttgagaagGCGCTTGTCGAGGTTGCCATGGAGAAGGGCAACCTGGAGCATGACGAGGCTCAGCAGTTTTGGAACTTGAAAAAGGAGACGGGCCAGTACATTGCCGAGACTTGGTGA
- a CDS encoding uncharacterized protein (COG:U; EggNog:ENOG503P3D4) has protein sequence MADEQVAAPQEDAPLVVNLNLIQPSGTLLSFARTPAATTLRQLKAKVREGLPSRPSDEQIRFIYRGHLLQRDTDTLLDVFTEQVIRSSGDQQSLHMVIRDVVNQPSGNTPQLATPNRGQSPAPGNANAPPNNHAQPPFGRQPHIQFHPQHGIRVAAAGFIPPPQPMVHHLQHQDMVQWGAHLQREAFQRQVAHMNTQRHFGYGIPPLDGVHHGPVMGAEHPAHALTRDMVGPNGQQVRITVQNEVVAPAAGSAPGAGGPTSNPGSQRPSSANQTRDWIHGDDAARASQTITDAMQRSASGASLANMAANLANSNGPIQPIQPGVTTPLFPGVSRHASRSATPDPHTRHAAYGIPPLQRQVAPQGQSQSQPQGQQGQSQARALDDLEVHILYDQAGPRALLVNSPLDLYTSRQPHALPVRPPQHVYQPMGFGIPPMAAPLFYPPPFYPPPAMYLPPFQPSPMPLAFQQPQPGPVPPPLWPNPNAAAHGPVQPQQGQAQAGFQAHPVDGLRHRVQQAQVAAPANPPLVRPPQFGHQGNPGGWVVAAWPTVWLIIRLAAFAFWFSYSNPSWERWLSLSIVSLILLAFHTGILNALVNEVFQPIREHIENLIPNPEHQNQQRPAQNAPAGAAQVGNPDPAETARRLVAQRRNANGNWLQNQARWLERAGILLLASLAPGVAERHIQQLEAREREERRAAEEAAERERAAARAAQEAQTEGQQPGHEDGADHGQQEESPVQPQPQAQAPLVEV, from the exons ATGGCGGACGAGCAGGTCGCCGCTCCACAGGAGGATGCGCCCTTGGTCGTtaacctcaacctcatccagcCAAGCGGCACTTTACTAAGCTTCGCCCGAACACCAGCTGCTACCACTTTGCgccagctcaaggccaaaGTTCGAGAGGGACTCCCCTCACGACCATCCGACGAGCAAATCAGATTCATCTACCGCGGCCATCTGTTGCAGCGCGATACCGACACATTGCTGGATGTCTTTACAGAACAGGTG ATCCGATCAAGCGGCGACCAACAATCTCTTCATATGGTGATCAGAGATGTTGTCAACCAGCCGTCTGGCAACACCCCCCAGCTCGCAACACCGAACCGTGGCCAGAGCCCTGCGCCTGGCAATGCGAATgcccctcccaacaaccatGCGCAACCTCCATTTGGCCGCCAGCCACATATCCAGTTTCACCCTCAGCATGGAATCCGTGTGGCAGCCGCCGGCTTTATCCCGCCTCCACAGCCAATGGTCCATCACCTACAACACCAAGATATGGTTCAGTGGGGTGCTCACCTTCAGCGGGAGGCCTTTCAGCGGCAAGTAGCGCATATGAATACTCAACGACACTTTGGATATGGTATTCCGCCTCTCGATGGCGTCCACCACGGCCCGGTCATGGGGGCTGAGCACCCGGCGCATGCCTTGACGCGGGATATGGTTGGGCCCAACGGACAACAAGTACGCATCACTGTTCAGAACGAGGTCGTTGCGCCAGCCGCTGGCTCTGCTCCAGGAGCGGGCGGCCCTACATCCAACCCTGGAAGTCAACGCCCATCTTCTGCGAACCAGACTCGTGACTGGATCCATGGTGATGACGCCGCTAGGGCCTCGCAAACCATCACTGATGCGATGCAAAGAAGTGCATCTGGCGCATCCTTAGCAAACATGGCGGCTAATCTTGCGAATTCCAATGGGCCTATTCAGCCAATTCAACCTGGGGTGACTACGCCTCTCTTTCCCGGTGTATCCAGACATGCCAGTCGTTCTGCGACCCCAGATCCCCACACCAGACATGCTGCCTATGGTATTCCGCCGCTGCAGCGGCAGGTAGCACCACAGGGTCAATCTCAATCACAACCCCAGGGCCAACAGGGACAGTCCCAAGCTCGGGCCTTGGATGATCTCGAGGTTCATATTTTGTACGACCAGGCTGGTCCTCGTGCGTTACTGGTAAACAGTCCTCTAGATCTGTACACCTCGCGGCAGCCACATGCTTTACCTGTGAGGCCACCACAGCACGTCTACCAGCCCATGGGTTTCGGCATACCTCCTATGGCAGCCCCTCTTTTCTACCCACCTCCATTCTATCCCCCGCCAGCCATGTACCTGCCACCTTTTCAACCGAGCCCCATGCCATTGGCTTTCCAGCAGCCGCAACCCGGACCGGTGCCACCGCCTCTCTGGCCAAACCCAAATGCAGCAGCTCACGGGCCGGTACAACCCCAGCAGGGACAAGCCCAAGCAGGTTTCCAGGCTCATCCTGTCGACGGCCTTCGGCATCGGGTTCAGCAGGCCCAAGTGGCAGCTCCAGCTAACCCTCCTCTTGTCCGGCCTCCACAGTTTGGACATCAGGGCAACCCtggagggtgggtggtggctgccTGGCCCACCGTGTGGCTCATCATTCGTCTGGCCGCTTTTGCCTTTTGGTTCTCCTACAGCAACCCCTCATGGGAACGGTGGCTGTCGTTGAGTATAGTGTCCCTGATCCTCCTGGCGTTCCATACAGGGATTTTGAACGCCTTGGTCAACGAAGTGTTTCAGCCCATCAGAGAGCATATTGAGAACCTGATCCCCAATCCGGAACATCAGAATCAACAGAGACCAGCACAGAACGCACCAGCAGGGGCTGCTCAGGTTGGCAACCCCGATCCGGCGGAGACTGCGCGGCGGTTGGTAGCGCAGAGACGGAATGCTAATGGAAATTGGCTACAAAACCAGGCCAGGTGGCTAGAGAGAGCAGGTATCTTGCTTCTGGCCAGTTTGGCGCCAGGGGTTGCAGAGAGACATATTCAGCAACTGGAGGCgcgggaaagggaggagaggagagctGCTGAAGAGGCTGCCGAACGGGAGAGGgccgctgctcgagcagCCCAGGAGGCCCAGACGGAAGGGCAGCAACCAGGACATGAAGATGGAGCGGACCATGGGCAGCAAGAGGAGTCTCCAGTACAGCCCCAGCCTCAGGCTCAGGCTCCTTTGGTGGAGGTATAA
- the FRM2 gene encoding type II nitroreductase (COG:S; EggNog:ENOG503P1VX): MQRFAHPLRTLLKNTTYKVATPRPITTPITTPKMFSSSKTTPAVQGADGFLSHIKARRTIYALNKTLPISTDRVQEIVKESLLHVPSSFNSQSNRVVVLLGAEHDKFWDITTAILKSIVPEENFASTAARMAGFKAGAGTVLFFEDQDVVKGMQEKFALYADRFDPWAGHSSAMLQFAVWTALEAEGLGANLQHYNPLVDQKVQQEWSVPSTWKLSAQLVFGGKAGEPGEKTFGPLEQKYRVFGSA, encoded by the exons ATGCAGAGATTCGCCCACCCGCTTCGCACACTCCTCAAAAACACCACCTATAAAGTTGCTACTCCCCGTCCTATCACCACACCAATTACTACCCCCAAGATGTtttcctccagcaaaaccacccccgccgTCCAGGGCGCTGAcggcttcctctcccacatcAAAGCCCGCCGCACAATCTACGCCCTCAACAAgaccctccccatctctaCCGACCGCGTCCAAGAAATCGTAAAGgaatccctcctccacgtcccctcttccttcaactcccaatccaaccgcgtcgtcgtcctcctcggcgccgaGCACGACAAGTTCTgggacatcaccaccgccatcctcaagtCCATCGTCCCCGAGGAGAACTTCGCCTCGACGGCCGCCCGCATGGCCGGGTTCAAGGCCGGCGCAGGCACTGTTTTGTTCTTTGAGGACCAGGACGTCGTCAAGGGCATGCAGGAAAAGTTTGCCCTTTATGCTGATCG TTTCGACCCCTGGGCCGGCCACTCAAGCGCCATGCTCCAGTTCGCAGTCTGGACCGCCCTCGAAGCCGAAGGCCTGGGCGCCAACCTCCAGCACTACAACCCCCTCGTCGACCAGAAGGTCCAGCAGGAGTGGTCCGTCCCGTCGACGTGGAAGCTCTCCGCTCAGCTCGTCTTTGGCGGCAAGGCCGGTGAGCCAGGCGAGAAGACCTTTGGGCCTTTGGAGCAAAAGTACAGGGTTTTTGGTTCTGCTTAG
- the PSD1 gene encoding phosphatidylserine decarboxylase 1 (BUSCO:EOG092639H5; EggNog:ENOG503NZD1; COG:I), whose amino-acid sequence MAFPQIGPASISVGLPVAGLARTTLLRRSQRLSHHHLSQAATRWAHSTHRYGRQQQRLFGQRSFSQQSHRPKADSKVNDSKIRWYPIPVGLGVGFLGLVQFYKVYSREKEPQENGEPEKKPKKRPRVRPDGPWQVQIMSTLPLKAMSRLWGKFNELVIPYHLRSPGFRLYSWFFGVNMDEIEEPDIRNFPNLAAFFYRTLKPGARPLDPNPNALLSPADGRVLQYGQIEGGDIEQVKGMTYTIDALLGQNSPSPSLSSSQASLEKLIKPAAQRELEGDEELVKRDEEFASVNGISYTLPDLLSGNKKKRKSDSFDQPKDESVTPSATSVSEVRAELEKGEKAWYDYLTPGSRHVLYYAVIYLAPGDYHRFHSPTNWVVERRRHFAGELYSVSPYLQRTMPGLFTLNERVVLLGRWRWGFFSYVPVGATNVGSIKINFDRELRTNSLTTDTEADRAAEEAAQRGEPYLGYAEATYEAASQVLRGHALRRGEEMGGFQLGSTIVLVFEAPASEHDPETGKHTRGWSWNVEKGQRVKVGQSLGQVDM is encoded by the exons ATGGCGTTTCCTCAGATTGGCCCTGCTTCGATCTCTGTCGGGTTACCTGTAGCTGGGTTGGCTCGCACCACACTCCTTCGACGCTCTCAGCgcctctctcaccaccacctctcgcAAGCCGCCACTCGTTGGGCACACTCGACACATCGATACggccgccagcagcagcgcctcTTCGGCCAACGCTCCTTCTCTCAGCAGTCCCACCGGCCCAAGGCCGACTCCAAAGTGAACGACTCCAAGATTCGGTGGTATCCCATTCCCGTCGGCCTCGGCGTCGGCTTCCTGGGTCTGGTTCAGTTCTACAAGGTCTACTCGCGGGAGAAAGAACCTCAAGAAAATGGCGAACCAgagaagaagccaaaaaAGAGGCCACGGGTGAGGCCCGATGGACCTTG GCAGGTGCAAATCATGTCGACTCTGCCATTGAAGGCCATGTCTCGGCTTTGGGGCAAGTTCAATGAGCTCGTCATTCCATACCACCTCCGTTCTCCTGGTTTCCGGCTGTACTCTTGGTTCTTTGGTGTCAACATGGACGAGATCGAGGAACCGGATATTCGCAATTTCCCCAACCTGGCCGCCTTTTTCTACCGTACCCTGAAGCCCGGTGCCCGACCCCTAGATCCGAACCCGAACGCTCTCTTGTCTCCCGCGGATGGTCGAGTTCTGCAGTACGGTCAGATCGAAGGCGGCGATATCGAACAGGTCAAGGGAATGACATATACCATCGATGCTCTCCTCGGTCAAAACAGCCCCTCGCCAAGTCTCTCCAGCAGCCAAGCCTCTCTCGAAAAGCTCATCAAGCCCGCCGCCCAGCGTGAACTCGAAGGCGACGAAGAACTGGTCAAGAGGGACGAAGAATTCGCCTCGGTTAACGGTATCTCGTACACCCTCCCCGATCTCCTGTCcggcaacaagaagaagagaaagagcgACAGCTTCGACCAGCCCAAGGACGAATCCGTCACTCCCTCTGCCACCTCCGTCTCTGAAGTCCGcgccgagctcgagaagggcGAGAAGGCCTGGTACGATTATCTCACCCCCGGCAGCCGTCACGTCCTCTACTACGCCGTCATCTACCTCGCCCCCGGGGATTACCACCGCTTCCACTCACCCACCAACTGGGTCGTTGAGAGGAGACGCCACTTTGCCGGAGAACTCTACAGCGTGTCCCCGTATCTTCAGCGCACCATGCCCGGTTTGTTCACTCTCAACGAGCGTGTCGTTCTCCTTGGTCGCTGGCGCTGGGGTTTCTTCAGCTACGTCCCCGTCGGTGCCACCAACGTCGGTTCTATCAAGATCAACTTTGACAGGGAGCTCCGCACCAACAGCCTGACGACGGACACCGAGGCCGACagggcggccgaggaggctgctcaGCGCGGTGAGCCGTACCTTGGTTACGCCGAGGCCACGTACGAGGCTGCCAGCCAAGTCCTGAGGGGCCACGCGCTGCGCAGGGGTGAGGAGATGGGCGGTTTCCAACTCGGCAGCACGATTGTTCTCGTCTTTGAGGCACCTGCTTCGGAGCACGATCCCGAGACTGGCAAGCACACCAGGGGGTGGTCGTGGAATGTTGAAAAGGGGCAGAGAGTCAAGGTTGGGCAGTCTTTGGGGCAGGTTGATATGTAA